Sequence from the Thermomonas sp. HDW16 genome:
CCTGGGCGGCGCGCTGGTGCTGGGCGCGGTATTCCTCTGGTACGCGTGGAAGCTGCTCGATCCGCCGGACGAATTCTTCGCGATGCGTGCGTTCAAGTACTCTATCGTCTACCTGATGGCGCTGTTCGCCTTCCTGCTGGTGGACCACTGGCTGCTGCCGTTCCTGCAGCCGATGGCGGGCGTGGAGTTCGTGCCGCAGGCGTGAACGATCTGTTCGCCGCGCAGCAACGCGAGACGTGCACGCAACTGGCGGCGCAGGCCTGCGTCCTGCACGGCTTCGCATTGCCTGTCGTCGGTGCCTTGCTGGCCGATATCCGCACCATTCAAGCCTCCGCGCCGTTTCGCCATCTGGTCACGCCAGGTGGCCACGTGATGCAGGTGGCGATGACCAACTGCGGCACCTACGGCTGGTGCAGCGACCGTCGCGGTTATCGCTACGATCGCGTCGACCCACAGACCGGAAATCCGTGGCTGCCGCTGCCGCCGACGTTCCTGCAGCTTGCCGCCGATGCCGCGCGCGAAGCCGGTTTCGAGGATTACGTGCCGGATGCCTGCTTGATCAACCGCTATGCGCCAGGCACGCGGTTGTCGTTGCATCAGGATCGCGACGAACATGATCGAAGCTCGCCGATTGTTTCGGTCTCGCTGGGGCTGCCGGCCACCTTCCTGTTCGGTGGTTTCGAGCGCGGCGACAAGACCGTGCGGGTGCCGCTGCAGCATGGCGATGTGGTGGTCTGGGGCGGTGGCGACCGCATGCGTTTTCACGGCGTGCTGCCGGTGAAACCGGGTCGACACGATGTTGTCGGCGAGCAGCGGCTGAACCTGACGTTTCGCAAGGTGAGATGAGCGCGGCGGAGACCGCAAGAACCGGAGTGTCCGGGGAAATGACCCGAACTAGAGTGGCGGCACGCCATCGGGCAATATCGCATGCACGCCATGACCAAACCTGCCTCGCCCTCAAGCAAGCATGCCGCCCTGGTGGCGCAGGCCTGTCGCCGGATCGAAGCCGCGGAACAAACGCCATCGCTGGACGAGCTCGCCCAGCAAGCCGGGCTGAGCCCGTTCCACTTCCATCGCGTATTCAAGGCCGCCACCGGACTGACCCCGAAAGCCTATGCCGACGCGCATCGCGCGCAGGCGGTGCGGGCGCGTCTTGCGCGTGGTGAATCCAGCGTCACCGAAGCGATCTTCGATGCCGGCTTCAACGCCAATAGCCGCTTCTACGAACGCGCGAACGACATGCTGGGCATGAAGCCGACGCAATACCGCGCCGGAGGCGTGGATGCGCGGATCGAGTTCGCCATCGGCCAGTCGTCGCTGGGTGCAATTCTGGTAGCGCGAAGCCAGCGTGGCGTCTGCGCGATTTCGCTGGGCGATGACGCCGACGCGTTGTTGCGCGAGTTGCAGGATCGTTTCCCGCGCGCGGAGTTGATCGGTGGCGATCCCGGCTTTGAACGACTGGTCGCGCAGGTCGTCGGGCTCATCGAGCAACCCAACATCGGCCACGACCTGCCGCTGGACGTGCGCGGTACCGCGTTCCAGCAGCGCGTATGGCAGGCGTTGCGGCAGATTCCGTCCGGCGAAACCGCCAGCTACGCGCAGATCGCGCAGCGCATCGGCTCACCGAAATCGGTGCGCGCGGTGGCGCAGGCCTGCGCCAGCAACACGCTGGCGGTGGCGATTCCCTGTCATCGGGTGGTGCGCAGCGACGGCGCGTTGTCGGGCTATCGCTGGGGCGTGGAACGCAAACGGGAATTGCTGTCACGTGAGGGTGCGAAGTAGCGTGGCGAAGGGTGCGGCCGGTGTTCGCGCAACGACATTTCGAGTCGCGTAGCGAATACCGGCCGCACCCTTCGTGCGATGGTCACTCGTTGAGCAGATGCTGCTGCCAGAACAGCATCGTCGCCGCGTTGTAGTAGTCGTTGTTGGCCTTCTTGCGGAAGCCGTGGCCTTCGTCGGCATACAGCAGGTACCAGACCGGCTGGCCGTTGCCGCGCACCGCCTTGACGATCTGTTCCGCCTCGGTCCACGGCACGCGCGGATCGTTCTTGCCCTGCGCCACGAACAGCGGCGATTGGATCTTCGCGGCGTTGTTGAGCGGCGAGATCTGTTCGAACACCGCGGCCATCGCCGGATCGCGTTCGTCGCCGTATTCGACGCGGCGCAGGTCGCGGCGATAGTTCTCGGTGTTCTTGAGGAAGGTGCCGAAATGCGAGATGCCGACGATATCCACGCCGGCGCGGATGCGGTCGCTGTAATGGGTGAGTGAAGCCAGCACCATGTAGCCGCCGTAGCTGCCGCCGATCACGCCAATGCGGCTGGCATCCAGTTCCGGCTGCTGCGCGATCCAGTCCAGCAACGCACCGATATCCTTGACCGAATCCTCGCGCTTGGCCGCGTTGTCCAGCGACAGGTAAGTCTTGCCGTAGCCGCTGGAGCCGCGCACGTTCGGTACCAGCATCGCCACGCCCAGTTCATTCGCCATGAACTGCGCGGTGGGATTGAAGCTGGGCTGTGACTGGCCTTCGGGCCCGCCGTGGATATTGATCACCACCGGATACTTGCCCGTCTTCGACGGCTTGGCCGGCTTGTAGAAGAACGCGGGGATCGTGCGGGTCTTGCCATCGACCGTATCGAAAGTGGGATAGCGGATCAGCGTGGGCGCGACGAACTTCGATGCATCGAGGCCACCGACTTCACTTTGTGTCCAGCGCGTCAGGCTGGCATTGGCAAGATCGATCACATAAGCATCGCTGGGCGAGGTGGCGCTGTTGAGGCTCAACGCGAGCCGCTTGCCATCGGGCGAAAACGCCAGTCCGCCAATCACGCCGATCGGCAACTCCGGCAGGCGGATTTCCTTGTGCGAAGGCAACGACAGCACGCGCAGCCTGCTGATGCCGTCTTCGTTGGTGGTGAAGGCCAGGTGCTTGCCGTCGTCGGCGATGGCGAAATCATCCACGTCCCACGGAATATTCGCAGTCAGCACCTCGAACGTGCCGCTGGCCGGGTCGTGGTAACGCAGGGTCTTGAACTCCTGCGGCTTGCCTTGCAGCGGTTCGTCGGAAATGAAATACACCGCCTTGCCATCCGGAGCGAAGGCGAAACCACCGAACGCGGCCTTGCCGCCATCGACCGGAAACAATTCCAGCTTGCCGGTATCGACAGCCACCACGCCCGGATACGACTCCGCAGCGGAGACGTATTTCATCACCAGCAGTTGCTTGCCGTCCGGCGAGAAATCCAGCGGTGCCCAGCTACCGCCGGCGTCGACCAGCACGCGCGATTCGCCGGTGCGCGTATTGCGCAGCCAGATATCGCGGTCGGTGCCGTTGCGCGCGGTGCTGCCGTAAGCCATCAGCCCGCCGTCGCGGCTGAGCGTAGTGCCGCCGTTCTGGCTGCGACCGCCGTCGGTGAGCAGGGTGGTGCTGCGCGTGGCCTCATCGAACCAGTACAGCTGGCTGAATTCATCGCCACCCTTGTCCTTGGCGAACACGAAACCCTCGCGCCAACCCTGTGCCGGTGCAGGCGTGATGCCGCCGACCGGTTCCGGATAGAAGGTCAGTTGTTCGCGCATGCCCAGCGGCTGGCAGACGCGGTGCGCCTGCGCAGTTTCGGCGAAGCGGGTGCTGATCAGCAGGCAGCCGTTCTTCGTCCAGCCGGCCACGCCCGCGCCACGGGTGTTCTGGTAGCGGTTGAGTTGGTCGATCAGTGCCGCCGGAATTTCCGGGATGTTTTCGCTGGTGCGGTTGCCGACGATGTCGCGTTTGACTTCGTCGGGTTGCGCGAATGCGAATGCGGGCAGCGCCGTGAGCAGCGCGGCGAACAAGGCGGTGCGAAGCAGCATGGCGATGTTCCCGGGGCGTTTGAACCCGCAGCTTAGCGCGGCCGGCAGGGGCCGCCTGCGCCAAAAGTCACGCCGTCAGCCGCGCAAGCGTGCCTGCAGCAATTCGCGCATTTCCTGCTTGTCGGCATCGCTCAGGACGCCGTCGCGTTGCAGTTGCTGCAGTTCCTCGACGCGCTGTTGCAGCACCTGCTTGTCGAGTTGGGCGATGGCGTCCAGGAACTCGGTACGCAGCGCGGCGTCCTCGCCCGGCAGCTCCAGTGCGGCCAGTTTCTGCAACGGGCCGGCTTCGTCGCGTTCGGCGAAGTGTTCCAGCAGCGCGCCGGTGCTGATTTCCGGGCGTTCGCGGATCAGCAAGACAAGTTCCGATAACAGCTCGATGCCGGGTTGGCGCAGCGCCGCGAAGCGATACGGCGGCTGCAGGTCGAGTGCCAGCGCAGGACGTTGCAGCAGATGGGTAATCGCGCCGCGTACCAGGCTGGGCTTTTGCGCGGGATTGCCACGCGTGTGTTGCGACGCGCGCTGCGCAGGGACATGCGTCTGCGGCGTGCTGGCGCGCGCGCCGACGCCGGTGAGTTCGGTCAGGCGCTGCTGCATCAGGTCGCCGAACGCGCCATCGGGAATTTGCGCGAGCAACGGCTTGCAGCGTTCGGCCAATCGCGCCTTGCCGTCCAGGCTCGACAGGTTCACGTCGCTGGACAGTGAGGTGTAGAAAAATTCCGACAGCGGCGTGGCATCGCGCAGGCGCGCATCGAAACCGTCCACGCCTTCCTGACGCACGATCGAATCCGGATCCTCGCCATCGGGCAGGAACAGGAAGAACGCCTGGCGGCCGTCCTTCATGCGTGGCAGCACGGATTCCAGCGCTTTCCACGCGGCGCTGCGGCCGGCGCGGTCGCCATCGAAGCAGAAATACACGTCCGGCGCGTTGCGGAACAGCAGTTCGGCGTGATCCGGCGTGGTCGCCGTGCCCAGCGTGGCGACGGCTTGCGAGACGCCGTACTGCGCCAGCGCGACCACGTCCATGTAGCCCTCGACCACGATCAGGCGGTCGAGCTTCGCGTTCGCCTGCTTCGCCTGCCACAGGCCGTACAACTCGCGGCCCTTGTGGAACAGCGCGGTTTCAGGCGAGTTGAGGTATTTCGGCGAATCCTCGGGATCGATCACGCGTCCACCGAACGCGATGGTGCGGCCGCGGCGGTCGTGGATCGGGAACATCAGCCGATCGCGGAACTTGTCGTAGACGTTGCCTTTGTCGTTCTTCGAAAACAGGCCGCCGCGTTCCAGCAGCTGCATGCGGCGCGGATCGGTGCCCAGCGTGTCGCGCAATGCGGAGAAACCATCCGGCGCATAACCGATCGCGTAGCGCTCGACGATCTCCGCCGCGATGCCGCGTTTTTCGACATAGGCGCGCGCCTTCTCGCTGTTCGCCAGCTGCGTACGGAAGAAGGTCGATGCCGCTTCCATCGCACCATACAGATCGCGGGTTTCCGGGTTGGCGTTGCGCTGCTGGGTATCGCGCGGGATTTCCATGCCCACGCGCTTGGCCAGCTCGTCCACGGCATCGAGGAATTCGAGGCGGTCGTAATTGATCAGGAAGCTGATCGCGGTGCCGTGCGCGCCGCAGCCGAAGCAGTGGTAGAACTGCTTGGTCGGCGAGACGGTGAACGATGCGGAGCGCTCGTCATGGAACGGACAGCGCGAGGCGTATTCCTTGCCCTGCCGTTTCAGCGGCACGCGCGCCTGGATGACCTCGACGATATCGGTCCGCGCCAGCAGATCGTCGATGAAAGCGTCGGGGATGCGGGCCATCGCGTTAGCTTGCCACGCGCGGCGTCAGAGGGCGTCGTGCGATGCCAGCGAATGCAGGGCGTCGCCTTCCAGCCGCTGCACCGTCCACTCATCCTGGCCGACCGCACCGAGCGTGCGGTAAAAACCGATGGCGGGTTCGTTCCAGTCCAGCACGCTCCATTCGAAGCGGCCGCAATCGCGCTGCACGGCGATGCGCGCCAGCGTGGCCATCAGGTGCTTGCC
This genomic interval carries:
- the alkB gene encoding DNA oxidative demethylase AlkB, which codes for MNDLFAAQQRETCTQLAAQACVLHGFALPVVGALLADIRTIQASAPFRHLVTPGGHVMQVAMTNCGTYGWCSDRRGYRYDRVDPQTGNPWLPLPPTFLQLAADAAREAGFEDYVPDACLINRYAPGTRLSLHQDRDEHDRSSPIVSVSLGLPATFLFGGFERGDKTVRVPLQHGDVVVWGGGDRMRFHGVLPVKPGRHDVVGEQRLNLTFRKVR
- the dnaG gene encoding DNA primase, producing MARIPDAFIDDLLARTDIVEVIQARVPLKRQGKEYASRCPFHDERSASFTVSPTKQFYHCFGCGAHGTAISFLINYDRLEFLDAVDELAKRVGMEIPRDTQQRNANPETRDLYGAMEAASTFFRTQLANSEKARAYVEKRGIAAEIVERYAIGYAPDGFSALRDTLGTDPRRMQLLERGGLFSKNDKGNVYDKFRDRLMFPIHDRRGRTIAFGGRVIDPEDSPKYLNSPETALFHKGRELYGLWQAKQANAKLDRLIVVEGYMDVVALAQYGVSQAVATLGTATTPDHAELLFRNAPDVYFCFDGDRAGRSAAWKALESVLPRMKDGRQAFFLFLPDGEDPDSIVRQEGVDGFDARLRDATPLSEFFYTSLSSDVNLSSLDGKARLAERCKPLLAQIPDGAFGDLMQQRLTELTGVGARASTPQTHVPAQRASQHTRGNPAQKPSLVRGAITHLLQRPALALDLQPPYRFAALRQPGIELLSELVLLIRERPEISTGALLEHFAERDEAGPLQKLAALELPGEDAALRTEFLDAIAQLDKQVLQQRVEELQQLQRDGVLSDADKQEMRELLQARLRG
- a CDS encoding S9 family peptidase, which translates into the protein MLLRTALFAALLTALPAFAFAQPDEVKRDIVGNRTSENIPEIPAALIDQLNRYQNTRGAGVAGWTKNGCLLISTRFAETAQAHRVCQPLGMREQLTFYPEPVGGITPAPAQGWREGFVFAKDKGGDEFSQLYWFDEATRSTTLLTDGGRSQNGGTTLSRDGGLMAYGSTARNGTDRDIWLRNTRTGESRVLVDAGGSWAPLDFSPDGKQLLVMKYVSAAESYPGVVAVDTGKLELFPVDGGKAAFGGFAFAPDGKAVYFISDEPLQGKPQEFKTLRYHDPASGTFEVLTANIPWDVDDFAIADDGKHLAFTTNEDGISRLRVLSLPSHKEIRLPELPIGVIGGLAFSPDGKRLALSLNSATSPSDAYVIDLANASLTRWTQSEVGGLDASKFVAPTLIRYPTFDTVDGKTRTIPAFFYKPAKPSKTGKYPVVINIHGGPEGQSQPSFNPTAQFMANELGVAMLVPNVRGSSGYGKTYLSLDNAAKREDSVKDIGALLDWIAQQPELDASRIGVIGGSYGGYMVLASLTHYSDRIRAGVDIVGISHFGTFLKNTENYRRDLRRVEYGDERDPAMAAVFEQISPLNNAAKIQSPLFVAQGKNDPRVPWTEAEQIVKAVRGNGQPVWYLLYADEGHGFRKKANNDYYNAATMLFWQQHLLNE
- the ada gene encoding bifunctional DNA-binding transcriptional regulator/O6-methylguanine-DNA methyltransferase Ada — translated: MTKPASPSSKHAALVAQACRRIEAAEQTPSLDELAQQAGLSPFHFHRVFKAATGLTPKAYADAHRAQAVRARLARGESSVTEAIFDAGFNANSRFYERANDMLGMKPTQYRAGGVDARIEFAIGQSSLGAILVARSQRGVCAISLGDDADALLRELQDRFPRAELIGGDPGFERLVAQVVGLIEQPNIGHDLPLDVRGTAFQQRVWQALRQIPSGETASYAQIAQRIGSPKSVRAVAQACASNTLAVAIPCHRVVRSDGALSGYRWGVERKRELLSREGAK